In Comamonadaceae bacterium OS-1, a single window of DNA contains:
- the btuD_14 gene encoding vitamin B12 import ATP-binding protein BtuD codes for MNRKSLTAAVLGLALLAAAPLFTSNPYYIHMVGTIMIYAILLFGLDIVVGYTGQVSLGHAGLFGVGSYTTGVLFLKLGAPLWVIIPASIGVTAGFGALLALPALRVTGPYLAMVTLAFGTIIQILVNEMTFLTEGPLGIKLTKPSIAGYQLNENGFYWLVFVLMVVSLVVVDRILKSQLGRAFEALRGSPVASDCMGVSVYRYKVYAFVISAGFAGLAGCLYAYSEQYISPNTYNFELTVLFLLAVIMGGRKSRVGALLGAAIIVILPKLLDDLELFRIVASALAVLITVGAIVGLVQKVTSPKAVAIPVVGSIALVVFSFWLQSITDWRLSIFGLMILFVVYYLQDGIVGFVRALFVRKTTANVGTAEDSDSVGPDAVMVASNVDHSAVGSDLLVAQGVLMQFGGLKAINNVDLRVKRGTIHGLIGPNGSGKSTMMNVLTGIYVPTAGSIEFAGRAVVGRTSSDIALSGIARTFQNVQLFGEMTALQNVQVGLHHTFRSNIVDVALHTGRYRREEKAAHARGMGLLQFVGLGALATEEARNLPYGKQRLLEIARALALDPQLLLLDEPAAGLTAPDIKELVTIVRKIRDHGITVILIEHHMDVVMSICDALSVLDFGQKIAEGKPADVQADEKVITAYLGGTAA; via the coding sequence ATGAACCGTAAGTCTTTGACCGCGGCCGTGCTCGGGCTGGCCCTGCTGGCAGCGGCACCGCTGTTCACCAGCAATCCGTACTACATCCACATGGTCGGCACGATCATGATTTACGCGATCCTGCTGTTCGGCCTGGATATCGTGGTGGGCTACACCGGCCAGGTGTCGCTGGGCCACGCCGGGCTGTTTGGTGTCGGCTCGTACACCACCGGGGTGCTGTTTTTGAAGCTGGGCGCCCCGCTGTGGGTGATCATTCCGGCCAGCATTGGCGTGACCGCCGGGTTTGGCGCTTTGCTGGCCTTGCCCGCATTGCGGGTCACCGGGCCCTATCTGGCCATGGTGACGCTGGCATTTGGCACCATCATCCAGATTCTGGTCAACGAGATGACCTTTCTGACCGAAGGCCCCTTGGGGATCAAGCTCACCAAGCCCTCGATTGCCGGTTACCAGCTCAACGAAAACGGGTTTTACTGGCTGGTGTTTGTGCTCATGGTGGTGTCGCTGGTGGTGGTGGACCGCATCCTCAAGTCGCAGCTGGGCCGCGCGTTCGAGGCCTTGCGGGGCAGCCCGGTAGCGTCCGACTGCATGGGCGTGTCGGTCTACCGGTACAAGGTGTATGCGTTTGTGATCAGTGCGGGTTTTGCGGGGCTGGCGGGTTGCCTGTATGCGTACTCCGAACAGTACATCTCGCCCAATACCTACAACTTCGAGTTGACCGTGCTGTTCCTGCTGGCGGTGATCATGGGGGGCCGCAAGTCCCGCGTCGGCGCATTGCTGGGGGCCGCCATCATTGTGATCCTGCCCAAGTTGCTGGACGACCTGGAGCTGTTCCGTATCGTCGCCTCGGCACTGGCCGTGTTGATCACGGTCGGTGCCATCGTCGGCCTGGTGCAGAAAGTCACCAGCCCCAAAGCGGTGGCCATTCCGGTCGTGGGGTCCATCGCGCTGGTGGTGTTCTCGTTCTGGCTGCAATCCATCACCGACTGGCGGTTGAGCATCTTTGGTCTGATGATCTTGTTTGTGGTGTATTACCTGCAGGACGGCATCGTGGGCTTTGTCCGTGCCCTGTTTGTCCGCAAAACCACGGCAAATGTGGGCACGGCGGAAGACTCCGACAGCGTGGGGCCTGATGCCGTCATGGTGGCCTCCAACGTGGACCACAGCGCGGTGGGCTCCGACCTGCTGGTGGCCCAGGGCGTGCTGATGCAGTTTGGTGGCTTGAAGGCCATCAACAATGTCGACTTGCGGGTCAAGCGCGGCACCATCCACGGGCTGATTGGTCCCAATGGTTCTGGCAAAAGCACCATGATGAATGTGCTCACCGGCATTTACGTGCCGACGGCGGGCAGCATCGAATTCGCGGGCCGGGCGGTGGTGGGGCGCACTTCGTCCGACATCGCCTTGTCGGGTATTGCGCGCACTTTCCAGAACGTGCAGCTGTTTGGCGAAATGACCGCCTTGCAGAACGTGCAGGTGGGTTTACACCACACCTTCCGTAGCAATATTGTCGACGTGGCTTTGCACACCGGGCGCTACCGGCGCGAAGAAAAGGCCGCCCATGCGCGGGGCATGGGGCTGCTGCAGTTTGTGGGGCTGGGCGCACTGGCCACCGAGGAGGCACGCAACCTGCCGTATGGCAAGCAACGTTTGCTGGAGATTGCCCGGGCACTGGCGCTGGACCCGCAACTGCTGCTGCTGGACGAACCGGCTGCGGGCCTGACCGCCCCCGACATCAAGGAGCTGGTGACCATCGTGCGCAAAATCCGCGACCACGGCATCACCGTGATCCTGATCGAGCACCACATGGATGTCGTGATGAGCATCTGCGACGCACTGTCGGTGCTGGACTTCGGCCAAAAGATTGCCGAAGGCAAGCCTGCCGATGTGCAGGCCGACGAAAAAGTCATTACGGCCTATCTCGGCGGTACGGCAGCATAA
- the livF_8 gene encoding high-affinity branched-chain amino acid transport ATP-binding protein LivF: MLSIKNLEAGYGKVQVLHGISMEVPKGKVVTLIGSNGAGKTTTMRAVSGMIKPTAGQISLHGKRIDGLESYTIAKQGLAHSPEGRRVFATMSVSDNLTLGAFPRLTGSRPKGDVAGDLERAMELFPRLKERRNQLAGTLSGGEQQMLAMARAVMLNPEIILLDEPSMGLAPILVEEVFRIIGDLKSRGVTMLLVEQFAAAALQVADYGYVLENGRISVHGEAAKLRDDPAVKAAYLGGVH, translated from the coding sequence ATGTTGAGTATCAAAAACTTGGAAGCCGGTTACGGCAAAGTGCAGGTCTTGCATGGCATCTCCATGGAGGTGCCCAAAGGCAAGGTCGTGACCCTGATTGGCTCCAACGGTGCGGGCAAAACCACCACCATGCGGGCGGTCTCCGGCATGATCAAACCCACCGCGGGCCAGATCAGTCTCCATGGCAAGCGTATTGATGGCTTGGAGTCCTACACCATCGCCAAACAAGGCCTGGCCCACTCACCCGAGGGGCGGCGGGTGTTTGCCACGATGTCGGTCAGCGACAACCTGACGCTGGGGGCTTTTCCCCGGCTGACTGGCAGCCGCCCCAAGGGCGACGTGGCGGGCGATCTGGAGCGCGCCATGGAGCTGTTTCCCCGCCTCAAGGAGCGGCGCAACCAGCTGGCGGGCACCTTGTCGGGCGGCGAGCAGCAAATGCTAGCCATGGCCCGCGCGGTGATGCTCAACCCCGAGATCATCTTGCTGGACGAACCCTCCATGGGGCTTGCCCCAATCCTGGTGGAAGAGGTGTTTCGCATCATTGGCGACCTGAAATCCCGGGGCGTGACCATGCTGCTGGTGGAGCAGTTTGCCGCTGCCGCGCTGCAGGTGGCCGACTACGGCTACGTGCTGGAAAACGGCCGTATCTCGGTGCACGGCGAGGCCGCCAAGCTGCGCGATGACCCGGCGGTCAAGGCGGCCTACCTGGGCGGCGTGCATTGA
- the cbbZC gene encoding phosphoglycolate phosphatase, chromosomal — protein sequence MVDTLGDFAAALNGMLADLDLPAIAPSAIEPMVGKGSENLIYSVLKHVLALTPSAQAAINNEALFDRAFARYQHHYGAINGQFSQVYPGVVAGLQAMQQRGWKLACVTNKPIALAVPLLQAKGLAGFFSQVFGGDSFERKKPDPLPLLKTCEALGTLPAHTLVVGDSSNDAQAARAAGCPVLLVTYGYNHGEPVSSVDADGLLDSLAALENLLRAGTPQAAG from the coding sequence ATGGTCGATACCCTGGGCGACTTTGCCGCTGCCTTGAACGGCATGCTGGCCGACCTGGACCTGCCCGCGATAGCCCCCAGCGCCATCGAACCGATGGTGGGCAAAGGCTCTGAGAACCTCATCTATTCAGTGCTTAAACATGTTCTAGCGCTTACTCCATCAGCACAAGCAGCTATTAATAATGAAGCATTGTTCGATCGGGCGTTTGCGCGCTACCAGCACCACTACGGGGCCATCAACGGGCAGTTTTCACAGGTCTACCCCGGTGTGGTGGCGGGCTTGCAGGCCATGCAGCAACGCGGCTGGAAGCTGGCCTGTGTGACCAACAAACCCATCGCCCTGGCCGTGCCGCTGCTGCAGGCCAAGGGGCTGGCGGGCTTCTTCAGCCAAGTGTTCGGCGGGGATTCGTTTGAACGCAAAAAGCCCGACCCGCTGCCGCTGCTAAAAACCTGCGAAGCCCTGGGCACCCTGCCCGCCCACACCCTGGTGGTGGGCGACTCCAGCAACGATGCCCAGGCCGCCCGGGCCGCGGGCTGCCCGGTGCTGCTGGTGACCTACGGCTACAACCACGGCGAACCCGTCTCAAGCGTGGATGCCGATGGGCTGCTGGATTCGCTGGCGGCGCTTGAAAACCTTCTCAGAGCCGGTACGCCGCAGGCTGCCGGTTGA
- the clcD_2 gene encoding carboxymethylenebutenolidase, with protein sequence MQIQASEVDLPTPTGTMRCYVYRPKIEAGPTPKKYPALILYSEIFQQTGPIRRSAQILAGHGFVVVVPEVFHELNPIGTVLGYDDAGRDKGNADKVAKTLEAHDSDAQAIIDYVQTLDDCSGKVGAMGFCLGGGLAYRAALNPAIAATSCFYATDIHSGLVPSQPGNASLARTGEIRGELQMVWGKQDPHIPAEGRALVYKKLSDEGVNFTWHEFNGVHAFMRDEGERYDAELQLLGYQMSIGMFRRVLY encoded by the coding sequence ATGCAAATCCAAGCCAGCGAAGTCGATCTACCCACCCCCACCGGCACCATGCGCTGCTATGTGTACCGCCCGAAAATCGAGGCCGGGCCTACCCCTAAAAAATACCCGGCGCTGATTCTGTACTCCGAGATCTTTCAGCAAACCGGCCCGATCCGCCGCAGCGCGCAAATCCTGGCGGGCCACGGCTTTGTGGTGGTGGTGCCCGAGGTGTTCCATGAGCTCAACCCCATCGGCACCGTGCTCGGCTACGACGACGCAGGGCGCGACAAGGGCAATGCCGACAAGGTGGCCAAGACCCTGGAAGCCCACGACAGCGACGCGCAGGCCATCATCGATTACGTCCAAACCCTGGACGACTGCTCGGGCAAAGTCGGGGCCATGGGCTTCTGTCTGGGGGGCGGACTGGCCTACCGTGCCGCACTCAACCCGGCCATTGCCGCCACCTCGTGCTTTTACGCCACCGACATCCACTCGGGCCTGGTCCCGTCCCAGCCCGGCAATGCCAGCCTGGCGCGTACCGGTGAAATCCGGGGCGAACTGCAAATGGTCTGGGGCAAGCAAGACCCGCACATCCCCGCAGAAGGCCGGGCCCTGGTCTACAAAAAGCTGAGCGACGAGGGCGTGAACTTCACCTGGCACGAGTTCAACGGCGTCCACGCCTTCATGCGAGACGAGGGCGAGCGCTATGACGCGGAACTGCAGTTGCTCGGTTACCAAATGTCCATCGGCATGTTTCGGCGGGTGCTGTATTAA
- the asnC gene encoding regulatory protein AsnC, translating into MDDTDRELISLLRDDARMPVVALAKKLRIARATVQNRLARLEQAGTIQGYTLRLMPAAEGYRIRALMMVAVEGNRAAEVLQALRGHPNVFGLHTTNGRWDMVAELRADTLEAFDKVLNAIRRTTGIATTETSILLSTHKL; encoded by the coding sequence ATGGACGATACCGACCGTGAACTGATCAGCCTGCTGCGCGACGATGCCCGAATGCCGGTGGTGGCACTGGCCAAGAAGCTGCGCATCGCCCGGGCCACGGTGCAAAACCGCCTGGCCCGGCTGGAGCAGGCGGGCACCATCCAGGGCTACACCCTGCGCCTGATGCCCGCGGCCGAGGGCTACCGCATCCGCGCGCTGATGATGGTGGCGGTAGAAGGCAACCGCGCCGCCGAGGTGCTGCAAGCCCTGCGTGGCCACCCTAATGTGTTTGGCCTGCACACCACCAACGGCCGCTGGGACATGGTGGCCGAGCTGCGGGCCGACACGCTGGAGGCCTTCGACAAGGTACTCAACGCCATCCGCCGCACCACCGGCATTGCCACCACCGAGACCAGCATCCTGCTATCCACCCACAAGTTGTGA
- the yojM gene encoding superoxide dismutase-like protein YojM, whose translation MRTLYALSPLVLSVLLAACATPPSGPTATTTLAATAGNTVTGSIQFIQLPGKVLVRGEVHGLQPNTVHGFHIHEKGDCSSGDGMSTGGHFNPTAHAHGAATGPLHHAGDLPSLQADASGSAKIHFETADLAVGSGPNDVAGRGLIVHKDPDDFTTQPTGNSGARLACAVITKN comes from the coding sequence ATGCGCACCCTTTACGCCCTCAGCCCTCTGGTCTTGTCGGTCCTGCTCGCTGCCTGCGCCACGCCACCCAGCGGCCCGACGGCTACCACCACATTGGCCGCCACCGCCGGTAACACCGTCACCGGCAGCATCCAGTTCATCCAACTCCCCGGCAAGGTTCTGGTGCGCGGCGAGGTGCACGGCCTGCAGCCCAATACGGTGCACGGCTTCCACATCCATGAAAAGGGCGACTGCTCCAGCGGCGACGGCATGTCCACCGGCGGCCACTTCAACCCCACGGCCCATGCCCACGGAGCCGCCACCGGCCCCCTGCACCACGCGGGGGACCTGCCCAGCCTGCAGGCCGATGCCAGCGGCAGCGCAAAAATCCATTTTGAAACCGCCGACCTGGCCGTGGGCAGCGGCCCGAACGACGTGGCGGGCCGAGGCCTGATCGTGCACAAGGACCCCGACGACTTCACCACCCAGCCCACCGGCAACTCGGGTGCGCGGCTGGCCTGTGCCGTGATCACCAAGAATTAG
- the acn gene encoding aconitate hydratase A, producing MTATPDAFATTLQTFTTASGSAGQFWSLPALAQQYPSIARLPVSIRIVLESVLRNCDGKKVAPQHVEQLAHWQPNAERTAEIPFVVTRVVLQDFTGIPLLADLAAMRTVAASLGKSPKTIEPLVPVDLVVDHSVMVDYYGTPQALDLNMQLEFQRNHERYQFMQWGMQAFDTFRVVPPGFGIVHQVNLEYFARGVYKSPQDTGPVPVYYPDSLVGTDSHTTMVNGIGVVGWGVGGIEAEAAMLGQPVYMLTPDVVGFELSGTLREGVTATDLVLFVTNILRAEKVVGKFVEFFGPGAASIPVPDRATIGNMAPEYGATMGFFPVDDKTIAYFRNTGRTADEIERFEAYYKAQGLFGMPNPGDIDYTQTVRLDLGTVVPSVAGPKRPQDRIALDQLASTFATLYSQPNAANGFNRPADTLALRHPLPSNDTTIGNGDVLIAAITSCTNTSNPSVMLAAGLLAKKAVEAGLTVLPHIKTSLAPGSRIVTEYLQKAGLLPYLEQLGFYLAGYGCTTCIGNAGDLSPEINAAIGANQLVCAAVLSGNRNFEARIHPNLKANFLASPPLVVAYAIAGNVMTDLATQPVGRGTGGKPVFLADIWPRMDEIDALLRFATDAQAYRANYDKIKSDPGALWRSIQGTTGQVYDWPQSTYIAEPPFFGDFTLAHRAAQVGFTGARTMALFGDSITTDHISPAGSIAEKSPAGQWLLAHGVPRADFNSYGSRRGNHDVMVRGTFANVRIKNLMLPPDATGSQEEGGVTLYHSGQGAPEKMPIYDAAQKYIAAGVPTVVFGGEEYGTGSSRDWAAKGTQLLGIKAVVARSFERIHRANLVGMGVLPLQFLGTDSWQSLGLRGDETIAVVVRAALQPQMDVALVIHRADGTQQEVTVRLRIDTPIEVDYYQHGGILPFVLRQLLAH from the coding sequence ATGACCGCCACCCCCGACGCGTTCGCCACCACCCTGCAAACCTTCACCACCGCCAGCGGCAGCGCGGGCCAGTTCTGGTCGTTGCCTGCGCTGGCCCAGCAATACCCCAGCATCGCCCGCCTGCCAGTGTCGATCCGCATCGTTTTGGAATCGGTGCTGCGCAACTGCGACGGCAAGAAGGTCGCACCCCAGCATGTGGAGCAGTTGGCACACTGGCAGCCCAACGCCGAGCGCACCGCGGAAATCCCTTTCGTCGTAACCCGCGTGGTGCTGCAGGATTTCACCGGCATCCCGCTGCTGGCCGATCTGGCGGCGATGCGCACGGTAGCCGCGTCCCTGGGGAAAAGCCCCAAGACCATCGAGCCGCTGGTGCCGGTGGACCTGGTGGTGGACCACTCGGTGATGGTCGATTACTACGGCACGCCGCAGGCGCTGGACCTGAACATGCAGCTGGAATTCCAGCGCAACCACGAGCGCTACCAGTTCATGCAGTGGGGCATGCAGGCGTTTGACACCTTCCGCGTGGTGCCGCCAGGCTTTGGCATCGTGCACCAGGTCAATCTGGAGTACTTTGCGCGCGGCGTATACAAGAGCCCGCAAGACACAGGGCCCGTGCCGGTGTACTACCCCGACTCGCTGGTCGGCACCGACAGCCACACCACCATGGTCAACGGCATTGGCGTGGTCGGCTGGGGCGTGGGCGGCATCGAGGCCGAGGCGGCCATGCTGGGCCAGCCGGTCTACATGCTGACCCCGGACGTGGTGGGCTTTGAGCTGTCGGGCACGCTGCGCGAGGGGGTTACCGCCACCGACCTGGTGCTGTTTGTGACCAACATCCTGCGCGCCGAGAAGGTGGTGGGCAAGTTTGTGGAGTTCTTCGGCCCCGGTGCCGCGTCCATCCCCGTGCCCGACCGCGCCACCATCGGCAACATGGCCCCCGAGTACGGCGCGACCATGGGCTTCTTTCCTGTGGACGACAAGACCATTGCCTACTTCCGCAACACCGGCCGCACCGCCGACGAGATCGAGCGCTTCGAGGCCTATTACAAGGCGCAGGGCCTGTTCGGCATGCCCAACCCCGGCGACATCGATTACACCCAGACCGTGCGGCTGGACCTAGGCACGGTGGTGCCCAGCGTGGCCGGCCCCAAGCGCCCGCAGGACCGCATCGCCCTGGACCAGCTGGCGAGTACCTTCGCCACGCTGTACAGCCAGCCCAATGCGGCCAATGGCTTTAACCGCCCGGCCGACACGCTGGCGCTGCGCCACCCGCTGCCGTCCAATGACACCACCATCGGCAATGGCGACGTGCTGATCGCGGCCATCACCTCCTGCACCAACACCTCCAACCCCAGCGTGATGCTGGCGGCGGGCCTGCTGGCCAAGAAGGCGGTGGAGGCGGGCCTGACGGTGCTGCCGCACATCAAGACCTCGCTGGCCCCGGGCTCGCGCATCGTCACCGAGTATTTGCAAAAAGCCGGGCTGCTGCCCTACCTGGAACAACTGGGCTTTTACCTGGCGGGCTATGGCTGCACCACCTGCATCGGCAATGCGGGCGACCTGTCGCCCGAGATCAACGCCGCCATTGGTGCGAACCAGCTGGTGTGTGCGGCGGTGCTGTCGGGCAACCGCAATTTCGAGGCGCGCATCCACCCGAACCTGAAGGCCAACTTTTTGGCCTCGCCGCCGCTGGTGGTGGCCTACGCGATTGCGGGCAATGTCATGACCGACCTGGCCACCCAGCCGGTGGGGCGGGGCACGGGCGGCAAGCCGGTGTTTCTGGCCGACATCTGGCCCCGCATGGACGAGATCGACGCGTTGCTGCGTTTTGCCACTGACGCACAGGCCTACCGCGCTAACTACGACAAGATCAAGTCCGACCCCGGTGCGCTGTGGCGCAGCATCCAGGGCACCACCGGGCAGGTGTACGACTGGCCCCAGTCCACCTACATCGCCGAGCCGCCGTTTTTTGGCGACTTCACCCTGGCGCACCGGGCGGCCCAAGTCGGCTTTACCGGCGCACGCACCATGGCGCTGTTTGGCGACTCCATCACCACCGACCACATCTCGCCTGCGGGTTCTATCGCTGAAAAATCCCCCGCCGGGCAGTGGCTGCTGGCCCACGGCGTGCCCCGGGCCGACTTCAACAGCTACGGCTCGCGCCGCGGCAACCACGACGTGATGGTGCGCGGCACCTTTGCCAATGTGCGCATCAAAAACCTGATGCTGCCGCCCGATGCCACCGGCTCGCAGGAAGAAGGCGGCGTAACGCTGTACCACTCCGGCCAGGGCGCGCCCGAGAAGATGCCCATCTATGACGCCGCCCAAAAGTACATCGCTGCCGGTGTGCCCACCGTGGTGTTTGGCGGCGAAGAGTACGGCACCGGCTCATCCCGCGACTGGGCCGCCAAGGGCACGCAGCTGCTGGGCATCAAGGCGGTGGTGGCGCGCAGTTTTGAACGCATCCACCGGGCCAACCTGGTGGGCATGGGCGTGCTGCCGCTGCAGTTTCTGGGGACAGACAGCTGGCAAAGCCTGGGCCTGCGCGGCGATGAAACCATAGCCGTGGTGGTCCGCGCCGCCCTGCAGCCGCAAATGGACGTGGCCCTGGTGATCCACCGCGCCGATGGCACCCAGCAAGAGGTCACGGTGCGCCTGCGCATCGACACGCCCATCGAGGTGGACTACTACCAGCACGGCGGCATCCTGCCGTTTGTGCTGCGGCAGCTGCTGGCGCACTAA
- the lptB_8 gene encoding lipopolysaccharide export system ATP-binding protein LptB: MSAVPLLSAQGLSKSFGAVRVIHEISFEVWPGEVLGVLGPNGAGKTTLFNLISGDVAVDGGNLRFRGEALKGGEPPFKRCRRGIGRTYQVPRPYSGMTTFENLLVAAMFGGMQSERVANDRCAAILDDCGLGDKANQLAGSLTLLDRKRLELARALASGPKLLLLDEIAGGLTDEESHALVQLVRRIRERQVTVVWIEHVLHALMAVADRLLVLNFGEKIAEGSPQAVMANPEVQRVYMGIDS; encoded by the coding sequence ATGAGTGCCGTGCCCCTTTTGAGCGCCCAGGGTTTGAGCAAGTCCTTTGGTGCCGTGCGTGTGATCCACGAGATCAGCTTTGAGGTGTGGCCCGGCGAGGTGCTGGGCGTGCTGGGCCCCAACGGCGCGGGCAAGACCACACTGTTCAACCTGATCAGCGGCGATGTGGCGGTGGATGGCGGCAACCTGCGTTTCCGTGGCGAGGCTTTGAAAGGGGGCGAGCCGCCGTTCAAGCGCTGCCGTCGCGGTATCGGCCGCACCTACCAGGTGCCGCGCCCCTACAGCGGCATGACGACCTTCGAGAATCTGCTGGTGGCCGCGATGTTCGGCGGCATGCAGTCCGAGCGGGTGGCCAACGATCGTTGCGCCGCGATTCTGGACGACTGCGGCCTGGGCGACAAAGCCAACCAGCTGGCCGGTTCGCTCACCCTGCTGGACCGCAAGCGGCTGGAGCTGGCGCGTGCGCTGGCCAGCGGCCCGAAATTGCTGCTGCTCGACGAAATCGCCGGTGGCCTGACCGACGAAGAGTCGCATGCGCTGGTGCAACTGGTGCGCCGCATCCGGGAGCGCCAAGTCACCGTGGTCTGGATCGAGCATGTGCTCCACGCGCTGATGGCCGTGGCCGATCGTCTGCTGGTGCTGAACTTTGGCGAAAAGATTGCCGAAGGCAGTCCGCAGGCGGTGATGGCCAACCCCGAGGTGCAACGCGTTTATATGGGAATTGATTCATGA
- the livF_9 gene encoding high-affinity branched-chain amino acid transport ATP-binding protein LivF, translated as MSIPASPPLLSTHGLCARYGDFQALFDIDFEIAPGEVVALIGANGAGKSTLLRSLTGLLPVAQYMVRFDGQPVGGSAPHQMLQRGLALVPEGRRLFTGMTVEDNLQVAIDHARVVDAHSTAQPWTLARLYALFPILLQKRRTPVELLSGGQQQMVAIGRGLLSQPRLLLCDELSLGLAPLVIREIYAALPSIAAVGTAIVLVEQDVALACRASHRLYCMLEGRITLTGRSADIARDDIARAYFGASHAVA; from the coding sequence ATGAGCATCCCCGCATCGCCCCCCCTGCTATCCACCCACGGGCTGTGTGCCCGGTACGGTGACTTCCAGGCCCTGTTTGACATCGATTTCGAGATCGCACCCGGCGAGGTGGTGGCCCTGATCGGTGCCAATGGCGCGGGCAAATCCACCTTGTTGCGCAGCCTGACCGGCTTGTTGCCCGTGGCCCAGTACATGGTACGTTTTGATGGCCAGCCGGTTGGCGGCAGTGCGCCACACCAGATGCTCCAACGCGGCCTGGCCCTGGTGCCCGAAGGCCGCCGCCTGTTCACCGGCATGACGGTGGAAGACAACCTGCAGGTCGCCATCGACCATGCCCGGGTGGTGGATGCCCACAGCACGGCCCAGCCCTGGACGTTGGCCCGCTTGTACGCGCTGTTTCCCATCCTGCTGCAAAAGCGCCGCACGCCGGTGGAATTGCTGTCGGGCGGGCAGCAGCAGATGGTGGCGATCGGCCGTGGGCTGTTGAGCCAGCCGCGCCTGCTACTGTGCGATGAACTGTCGCTGGGCCTGGCACCCCTGGTGATTCGCGAAATCTATGCGGCACTGCCCAGCATCGCCGCGGTGGGCACGGCCATTGTGCTGGTGGAGCAGGATGTGGCGCTGGCTTGCCGGGCATCGCACCGCCTGTACTGCATGCTGGAAGGCCGTATCACCTTGACGGGCCGCTCGGCGGACATCGCACGCGACGATATCGCCCGCGCCTACTTTGGAGCCAGCCATGCAGTGGCTTGA
- the livH_8 gene encoding high-affinity branched-chain amino acid transport system permease protein LivH — translation MQWLDALVQGLLLGGMYAQYAIGMALMFGVMRIVNTAHGDMMILLALVGVSLAGALAIGPYVVVAMLVPIAMVLGWLLQKMVLNRVLGNDPLPSLIATFGLSIALQNLMLQIWSADTRSLPGEGLEFASLALGDFFVGVLPLQIFAAALLMTAGLDLTLRYTAFGRSLRAAAADPEAAAITGINPQRVYAAATALAVGMLGIAAVCQSLRATVSPSDGPAQLIYAFEAVIIGGMGSVWGAFLGAMVLGVSQAIGFRLDAGWGILSGHLVFLAVLAVRPQGLMSRRA, via the coding sequence ATGCAGTGGCTTGATGCACTGGTCCAGGGCCTGCTGCTGGGTGGCATGTACGCGCAGTACGCCATCGGTATGGCGCTGATGTTTGGCGTGATGCGCATTGTCAATACCGCCCACGGCGACATGATGATTTTGCTGGCCCTGGTGGGCGTAAGTCTGGCCGGGGCGCTGGCGATTGGCCCGTATGTGGTGGTGGCCATGCTGGTGCCCATCGCCATGGTGCTGGGCTGGCTGTTGCAAAAGATGGTGCTCAACCGGGTGCTGGGCAACGACCCCTTGCCGTCGTTGATTGCCACCTTCGGTCTGTCGATTGCGCTGCAAAACCTGATGCTGCAGATCTGGTCGGCCGACACCCGCTCCCTGCCCGGCGAAGGGCTGGAGTTTGCCAGCCTGGCGCTGGGTGATTTCTTCGTGGGCGTACTGCCGCTGCAAATCTTCGCTGCCGCGCTGCTGATGACCGCTGGCCTGGACCTGACCCTGCGCTACACCGCCTTTGGCCGTTCGCTGCGCGCCGCCGCGGCCGACCCGGAGGCAGCGGCCATCACAGGTATCAACCCCCAGCGGGTGTATGCCGCCGCCACGGCGCTGGCCGTGGGCATGCTGGGCATCGCGGCGGTGTGCCAGTCGCTGCGCGCCACCGTGTCGCCCTCCGACGGCCCGGCTCAGCTGATCTACGCGTTTGAGGCGGTGATCATCGGCGGCATGGGCTCGGTCTGGGGTGCCTTTCTGGGCGCCATGGTGCTGGGGGTGTCGCAGGCGATTGGTTTTCGGCTGGACGCGGGCTGGGGCATTCTCAGCGGGCACCTGGTATTTCTGGCCGTGCTGGCCGTGCGCCCGCAAGGGCTGATGTCTCGGAGAGCCTGA